The DNA window AAGGCCACGACAGTCGACTGGTGGATACGACCAAGGGCACCGTGCACATGGTGCTCGGCGGAGGCGGCAACTCGGCCGCCTCGAACGCGCTGCTGACCCCCGATCGGCGATGCCGGGTCATCACCGAGGTGGCCGCGTCCCGGGGCTCCACCGGGAAGCGCGAGGCCACCTACGTCTGGGAGAACGCCGACTGGTCGTCGATGCGCGACGCGGCCCACCCCTACGGCTTCGCCGCGTTCACCGTCGACGGGTCGGCGCGCCCTGGCACGACTACGATCGACGTCACCTACTACGGCCTGCTCGGCGCCGGCGGCCAGCTGGCCGCGGTCGACTCGTTCGTGCTGACGAAACCGGCCCGGTAACCACGCGGGTGACGGACTGGCGCAAAATCTGATCCGTAGTCAGAATCGCGCTGAACCGTCCCGGGTCCAAACACCTACCAGGGTCGTGGCGGGCCAGGTGGTCGCTGTGGTTGAGTGATCGACGAAACCCGCACCAGCGACGTTGGAGGGGCTGTGACCGTCGGATCGCGTTCGGTGTCGTTGGGGGATGCCGCCGCACGGACTCTGGCGAATGCCACCAAGTCCGTCCCCCAGATGTCGACGATCACCCCCAGGTGGTTGACCCACGTGATGTCCTGGGTGCCGGTCGAGGCAGGCATCTACCGGCTGAACCAGGTCCTGCGGCCCGAGGACGTCGAGGTCAGCTGCTCGAACTTCGACGAGTCGCCGCTCCCCCAGACCTACGTCGAGTACTCCACCGACCCGCGCGAGTACCGCCTGCGGGCCGTGCAGACCATCGTCGACGTCCACACCCGGATCTCCGACCTTTACTCCAGCCCGCACGACCAGATCGCCCAGCAGTTGCGCCTGACCGTCGAGACGGTCAAGGAGCACCAGGAGGGCGAACTGATCAACAGCGCCGACTACGGACTGCTGGCCAGCGCGGCCCCGGAGCAGCGGATCCCGACCCTGGGTGGCCCGCCCACCCCGGACGACTTGGACAACCTGATCCGCAAGGTCTGGAAGCACCCAGCGTTCTTCCTCACCCACCCCGACGCCGTGGCCGCGTTCGGCCGCGAGTGCACGCGTCGGGGGGTCCCGCCGGCGACGGTCAGCATGTTCGGCTCGCAGTTCATCACCTGGCGCGGGCTGCCGATCATCCCGTCCAACAAGGTCCCGTTGGAGAACGGGAAGACCAAGATGCTGCTGATGCGCACCAGTGAGGCGCGGCAGGGCGTGATCGGCCTGTTCCAGCCCGGCCTGGCCGGCGAGCAGGGCCCCGGCCTGTCCGTGCGGTTCATGGGCATAGACCGCAGCGCGATCGCCTCGTACCTGGTCTCGCTGTACTGCTCGCTGGCCGTCCTGACACCGGACGCGCTAGCGGTGCTGGACGACGTCGAGGTGGACAAGTTCCATGACTACGCCCCCACCTACCGCTGAGCCCTTCGCGGTTCCGTCCGACCTGCCGGACGAGGCCACGATCAATCGCTGGGCCGCGGCGTTCTGGTCGG is part of the Sporichthyaceae bacterium genome and encodes:
- a CDS encoding family 2A encapsulin nanocompartment shell protein; its protein translation is MTVGSRSVSLGDAAARTLANATKSVPQMSTITPRWLTHVMSWVPVEAGIYRLNQVLRPEDVEVSCSNFDESPLPQTYVEYSTDPREYRLRAVQTIVDVHTRISDLYSSPHDQIAQQLRLTVETVKEHQEGELINSADYGLLASAAPEQRIPTLGGPPTPDDLDNLIRKVWKHPAFFLTHPDAVAAFGRECTRRGVPPATVSMFGSQFITWRGLPIIPSNKVPLENGKTKMLLMRTSEARQGVIGLFQPGLAGEQGPGLSVRFMGIDRSAIASYLVSLYCSLAVLTPDALAVLDDVEVDKFHDYAPTYR